One Hippoglossus hippoglossus isolate fHipHip1 chromosome 13, fHipHip1.pri, whole genome shotgun sequence genomic window carries:
- the LOC117773226 gene encoding extracellular calcium-sensing receptor-like: protein MPSLFKQGDIMIGGIFPLFNKEIGSTYMFEKEPLAVKCAGFDLRAFRWTQVMIFAIEEINKESALLPNITLGYRILNSCASPTSALRAALTLASGVEEMESTSACPPAVSAVIAESGSSQSSAVAGTLGPFQVPIVSYFSTCACLSDRAKYPTFFRTIPSDYFQAKALAALVKRFGWQWIGTIQSDDAYGRNGILAFTEEVRKLGVCVAFVGTILRTYTLDKILDVVEMIKQSTVKVILAFVPVMDLYFLMKEVVKQNITGIQWIASEAWITAARPSTPEIYKAFGGALGFVVHKMAIPDLKPFLTGINPYADPSAAFVRNFWEVMVGCRPVSPGEHTGSEETNEKCTGNETLLYSQHVFFKVTQLRVSYNVYKAVYAIAHALHELVFCQPSGKPGGKPVMPCLNVSEIQPKQVTDHLQRVHFRNQFGDDVFFDENGDPPASYDLINWQLRDGHVQHVTVGHFASAAKGDYKLSVQEEEIVWRIGKKVPTSVCSNICPVGTRKAQIKGKPSCCFDCIPCADGTIANSTGAADCTQCPQDFWSSEGKDICIPRTVEFLTYHEPLGIAITVVSLLGASLSLATMVVFIQYRETPVVKASNAELSCFLLFSLFLCFLCPLTFIGRPMVWTCMLRHTAFGVTFALCISCVLGKTIVVVTAFKATFPGNKVAGKFGSAQQRIIVCSCTLIQILICILWLKLNPPFPDMVFRYSNKKIVLECNTGSEAAFYAVLGYIGFLAIICLVLAFLARKLPDNFNEAKFITFSMLIFCAVWITFIPAYVSSPGKFTVAVETFAILSSAFGLLICIFAPKCYIILIKPEKNTKKHVMAKN from the exons ATGCCAAGTTTGTTCAAGCAGGGAGATATAATGATCGGGGGGATTTTCCCGCTTTTCAACAAAGAGATCGGCAGCACCTATATGTTTGAAAAGGAGCCACTTGCAGTGAAGTGTGCTGG ATTTGACCTGCGAGCTTTCCGATGGACCCAAGTGATGATATTTGCAATTGAAGAAATTAACAAAGAATCTGCTCTCCTGCCAAACATCACTCTTGGCTACAGGATCCTTAACTCGTGTGCATCTCCCACGAGCGCGTTACGTGCTGCACTAACACTGGCCAGCGGAGTTGAGGAGATGGAATCAACCTCCGCTTGTCCTCCGGCTGTATCTGCTGTCATAGCAGAGTCGGGATCGTCTCAGTCCTCAGCTGTGGCTGGAACTCTCGGACCATTTCAAGTGCCAATC GTGAGTTACTTCTCGACATGTGCCTGCCTCAGTGACAGAGCTAAATACCCTACGTTTTTCCGGACGATCCCCAGCGACTACTTCCAGGCCAAAGCTTTGGCAGCTCTGGTCAAGCGTTTTGGCTGGCAGTGGATTGGCACCATACAGTCAGACGATGCCTATGGCCGGAATGGGATCCTGGCTTTCACTGAGGAGGTTAGGAAGCTCGGGGTTTGTGTTGCATTTGTCGGGACAATTCTACGCACGTACACTTTGGATAAGATTCTGGATGTTGTAGAAATGATCAAGCAGTCAACAGTCAAAGTCATTCTGGCTTTCGTTCCTGTGATGGACTTGTATTTCTTAATGAAAGAGGTAGTGAAACAGAATATCACTGGAATTCAGTGGATCGCTAGTGAGGCCTGGATAACGGCAGCGCGACCCTCCACGCCTGAAATCTACAAAGCTTTCGGCGGAGCCCTGGGATTTGTGGTGCATAAGATGGCCATCCCGGATCTCAAACCATTTCTCACAGGCATCAACCCTTACGCAGACCCAAGTGCCGCCTTCGTGAGGAATTTCTGGGAGGTTATGGTGGGATGTCGACCCGTTTCACCCGGTGAACACACAGGATCcgaggaaacaaatgaaaaatgcacaGGCAACGAGACATTATTATATTCCCAGCATGTGTTCTTTAAAGTCACACAGCTCAGAGTGTCCTATAATGTGTATAAAGCAGTCTATGCCATTGCACATGCCCTGCATGAGCTGGTGTTCTGCCAACCGTCCGGTAAACCAGGAGGAAAACCGGTGATGCCGTGTTTGAATGTGTCAGAAATTCAGCCCAAACAG GTCACTGATCACCTGCAGAGGGTACATTTCAGAAATCAGTTCGGGGACGACGTGTTCTTCGATGAGAACGGAGACCCTCCGGCTTCTTATGACTTAATCAACTGGCAGCTGAGAGACGGGCACGTGCAACATGTGACAGTGGGTCATTTTGCATCTGCTGCCAAGGGTGATTATAAGCTCAGCGTCCAGGAGGAAGAGATAGTGTGGAGGATAGGGAAAAAG GTTCCCACATCAGTGTGCTCTAATATCTGTCCAGTGGGAACGAGGAAAGctcaaattaaaggaaaaccctcctgctgctttgattGTATCCCCTGTGCCGATGGAACTATAGCCAACTCAACAG GTGCAGCAGACTGCACACAGTGTCCACAGGACTTCTGGTCCAGCGAGGGGAAAGACATATGCATTCCCAGAACAGTTGAATTCCTGACATATCACGAGCCGTTGGGAATAGCTATCACAGTCGTCTCGCTGCTGGGAGCCTCCCTGTCTCTGGCCACCATGGTGGTTTTCATCCAGTACAGAGAAACCCCGGTGGTAAAGGCCAGCAACGCAGAGCTGAGCTgcttcctgctgttctctcttttcttgtgtttcctctgtccCCTCACTTTCATCGGCCGGCCCATGGTCTGGACATGCATGCTCCGCCACACAGCCTTCGGCGTGACGTTCGCGCTCTGCATTTCCTGCGTCTTAGGAAAAACAATTGTTGTCGTCACAGCTTTCAAAGCCACGTTTCCTGGCAACAAAGTAGCGGGAAAGTTTGGTTCTGCGCAGCAAAGAATCATAGTTTGCTCCTGCACtttaattcagattttgatTTGTATACTGTGGCTTAAGTTAAATCCCCCTTTCCCAGACATGGTTTTCAGATACAGCAATAAGAAGATTGTTTTGGAGTGTAACACAggctctgaagctgctttctACGCAGTGCTGGGATATATCGGGTTCCTGGCAATAATTTGTCTGGTCCTGGCATTTCTAGCCAGAAAGTTACCCGACAACTTCAATGAAGCCAAATTCATCaccttcagcatgttgatattctgtGCGGTCTGGATCACCTTCATCCCAGCATACGTCAGCTCCCCTGGGAAGTTCACCGTAGCTGTGGAAACTTTTGCAATTTTGTCTTCAGCATTTGGTTTATTAATTTGTATCTTTGCACCGAAATGCTACATAATATTGAtcaaaccagagaaaaacaccAAGAAACATGTCATGGCAAAAAACTGA
- the LOC117773116 gene encoding extracellular calcium-sensing receptor-like has translation MVSSGSWLGLDQCNELTGYGHDDETKGCSSNASSQNAVTHYTTQLTVKCERELEPGFIFILDQMLPKFCAKQCEKGRVESVQPVPSRWVGRFFLAAVLLLGTYIRRMKLSPSAVNESNSTMAMLLSLTLHSFPTQQPSEWPGITVGVSVAVYLSCALGRTVHVILAYRAVMKVLCPTQQQFGALPLTVLILWLTCVLRLLNKNVRHWMEDELVEGNGGSTLSSWALLNDRELKFARIVMFTVEEINRDTKLLPGLSLGYRLYNGCGSENLIRAAVEAVNGEDSKGCADQIQALLGHSSSGVSEDINIILSPLSIPQVSHLSTCACLSDKRQFPTFFRTVPSDRFQIIGLVQLMKYFDWRWVGIIYSQGVYSEEGTTAFAKEAEKEGICVEYRLPHSKTNKKKFCAIVEALRKSSSKVVLLFLSLSFTKSFLSEIEKYNITGKQWVGSEAWITQTDLASDGSKNILQGAMGFALPQASIPGLGEFLLSFKPSDEPQSAIVKDFWESFFDCSFSPSNTSATCTGTEDLSTVSSDYTDVTHFRTENNLYKAVYLVAYAIHALLQCHNGSNPTTGKSCVTKDQVLEHIKYVNFTTQSGAKVFFDENGDSVAQYDLVNWQIKDNGSVEIVNIGQFDTSLPEGQKFKLKDNTRIVWGGNSIEVPRSVCREPCPPGTRKAINKRKPVCCFDCFECPEGTISNETNSPDCLICPPEFWPNEKKDQCLPKPTEYLSYNEIMGALLTGFGCVGIFLSLLTSIIFLTHKETPIVKANNSELSFLLLFSLTLCFLCSLTFIGRPSEWSCMLRHTAFGITFVLCISCVLGKTIVVLMAFRATLPGRNMMKWFGPAQQRLSVLSFTLVQVVICVLWLTTNPPFPRMNMIYYKEKIILECALGSAVGFWAVLGYIGLLALLCFILAFFARKLPDSFNEAKLITFSMLIFCAVWITFIPAYVSSPGKFTVAVEIFAILASSFALLTCIFVPKCYIIIFRPEQNSKRHLMGKIPPRTL, from the exons ATGGTGTCGTCTGGCTCATGGCTCGGCCTGGACCAGTGTAATGAGCTCACTGGGTACGGGCATGATGACGAGACAAAGGGCTGCAGCTCAAACGCATCGTCTCAAAATGCTGTCACTCATTACACAACACAACTGACAGTGAAATGTGAGAG AGAACTTGAACCAGGATTTATCTTCATCCTGGACCAG ATGCTGCCAAAGTTCTGTGCAAAGCAATGTGAGAAAGGCCGAGTGGAGAGTGTGCAGCCTGTCCCCAGCAGATGGGTTGGACGTTTCTTCCTGGCGGCCGTGTTGCTTCTCGGGACGTACATAAGAAGAATGAAACTATCGCCCAGTGCTGTGAATGAGAGTAACTCCACAATGGCGATGCTCTTAAGCCTCACACTGCACTCCTTCCCCACTCAGCAGCCCTCTGAGTGGCCCGGCATCACTGTGGGGGTCTCTGTCGCCGTCTACCTCTCTTGTGCTTTGGGTAGAACTGTGCATGTGATACTCGCCTACAGGGCTGTCATGAAAGTGCTATGTCcgacacagcagcagtttggagCTCTGCCTCTCACTGTGCTGATCCTCTGGTTGACCTGTGTTCTTCGTCTGCTCAATAAGAATGTGAGACACTGGATGGAAGATGAACTTGTTGAGGGCAACGGAGGATCAACTCTGAGCTCCTGGGCTTT GCTGAATGACAGGGAACTGAAGTTTGCCAGGATAGTGATGTTTACAGTGGAGGAGATCAACAGAGATACTAAACTCCTTCCTGGATTGAGTCTGGGCTACAGGCTGTACAACGGCTGTGGGAGTGAGAATCTGATTCGAGCAGCAGTGGAAGCCGTAAACGGAGAGGACTCAAAGGGCTGCGCTGATCAGATACAGGCTCTCCTGGGCCATTCCTCCTCCGGAGTGAGTGAAGACATAAACATCATACTCAGCCCGCTATCCATTCCACAG gTGAGCCATCTCTCCACTTGTGCTTGTTTGAGTGACAAAAGGCAGTTCCCCACATTCTTCAGAACTGTGCCCAGTGACCGCTTCCAAATCATCGGTCTGGTGCAGCTCATGAAATACTTTGACTGGCGCTGGGTGGGGATTATTTATTCTCAGGGCGTGTACTCAGAAGAAGGTACAACGGCATTTGCAAAGGAAGCCGAAAAAGAGGGCATATGTGTTGAATACCGGTTACCTCActcaaagacaaataaaaaaaagttttgtgcTATTGTGGAGGCTCTGAGGAAATCCTCGTCCAAGGTGGTCCTCTTGTTTTTGTCCTTATCCTTCACCAAATCGTTCTTGTCAGAAATAGAGAAGTATAACATCACTGGAAAGCAATGGGTTGGCAGTGAGGCTTGGATCACTCAAACAGACCTGGCTTCTGATGGGAGTAAGAACATTTTGCAGGGGGCGATGGGCTTCGCCCTCCCTCAGGCCTCCATCCCAGGTCTTGGTGAATTCTTACTCAGCTTTAAACCCTCTGACGAACCACAGAGTGCTATAGTTAAAGATTTCTGGGAGTCGTTCTTtgactgcagcttctctccgTCAAATACTTCTGCTACGTGTACTGGCACAGAAGATCTCAGCACAGTCTCCAGTGACTACACAGACGTGACACATTTTAGGACAGAGAATAATTTGTACAAAGCTGTGTACTTGGTGGCGTATGCTATTCACGCACTACTGCAATGTCACAATGGCTCAAATCCAACCACTGGAAAGTCCTGTGTGACTAAAGACCAA GTGTTGGAGCACATTAAGTACGTGAACTTCACAACACAGAGTGGGGCCAAGGTTTTCTTTGATGAAAACGGAGACTCAGTTGCCCAGTATGACTTAGTTAACTGGCAAATAAAAGACAACGGCTCTGTTGAGATCGTAAACATCGGTCAATTTGACACGTCTCTGCCAGAGGGGCAgaaattcaaactaaaagacaacACCAGGATAGTTTGGGGAGGAAACAGTATCGAG GTGCCGAGGTCTGTTTGCAGAGAGCCGTGTCCCCCAGGGACTCGAAAGGCGATAAACAAGCGTAAACCTGTGTGCTGCTTCGACTGCTTTGAGTGCCCCGAGGGGACAATTAGTAATGAGACAA ATTCTCCCGACTGTTTGATCTGTCCACCTGAATTTTGGCcgaatgaaaagaaagaccagTGTCTCCCGAAGCCGACTGAGTACCTCTCCTACAACGAGATCATGGGGGCACTTTTAACTGGATTTGGTTGTGTGGGCATATTTTTATCTCTACTGACATCAATCATTTTTCTGACTCATAAAGAGACTCCCATTGTTAAAGCCAACAACTCCgagctgagcttcctgctgctcttctccctgacGCTGTGCTTCCTGTGCTCCCTGACCTTCATCGGCCGGCCCTCCGAGTGGTCCTGCATGCTGCGGCACACTGCGTTCGGCATCACCttcgtcctctgcatctcttgtGTCCTCGGGAAAACTATAGTGGTGTTAATGGCCTTCAGGGCGACACTTCCAGgcagaaatatgatgaaatggtTCGGTCCTGCCCAGCAGAGGCTCAGTGTTCTGAGTTTCACCCTGGTTCAGGTTGTAATTTGTGTACTTTGGCTCACAACCAACCCTCCATTCCCAAGGATGAACATGATATACTATAAAGAAAAGATCATCTTAGAGTGCGCTCTGGGGTCAGCTGTCGGGTTCTGGGCTGTGCTGGGTTACATCGGACTTCTTgctctcttgtgttttattcttgcTTTTTTTGCCAGGAAGCTGCCAGACAGCTTTAATGAGGCCAAACTGATCaccttcagcatgttgatattctgtGCAGTCTGGATCACATTCATCCCGGCATATGTCAGCTCTCCTGGGaagttcactgtggctgtggagataTTTGCTATTCTGGCCTCCAGCTTTGCCTTGCTGACATGCATTTTTGTTCCAAAATGCTACATTATCATATTCAGGCCAGAACAAAACTCAAAGAGACATTTGATGGGGAAAATACCGCCAAGGACACTTTGA